One genomic window of Elaeis guineensis isolate ETL-2024a chromosome 2, EG11, whole genome shotgun sequence includes the following:
- the LOC105053638 gene encoding uncharacterized protein isoform X3 has protein sequence MALKGKGKQVAGKALDATAASSSSGKRKKPAAEEEASGGRRKKKRPGVLQFFDDAAVDADSDDEDEDLDLGEEDADLDFMDASKSGNEDIRPVGKSHPVPFFLKEEELSGDELEALIKDRYGHGSEFVVYNEDSKERDDRISEVDSLKDPTVWRVKCMGGRERQIAFCFMQKYIDLNNYGSKMQIISAFALDHVKGYVFIEADKECDIIEACKGFYSVYSSKINRVPGSEVPQLFSSRSKSCEVSEGSWVRMKSGKYKGDLAQVVAVDDGQKKVMVKLIPRVDLQAISKKFGGGISLKQAAVPAPRLISSHELEMFRPHIEVRRDRQTGEIFDILDGLMLKDGFLYKRVSIGSVICWAVQPSDMELLKFSNVSKVGDEDLTWVSSVYRGRNKMRLSEAADQKVLAKKGNGFNLHDFVLFGHKAFGVIIAVEKDGFRILKGGMEGPEVVTVKVQDIKSACVDKMFTASDRYMKTISINDTVKVLEGPLQDRQGIVRHMYKGTLFIYDENETENSGFFCAKSASCENLKELKGEKSSHSFFQPPMRSSEEQDRSHGFNWHRQSDRDQIFSIGQTLRIRKGPLKGYLCRVVGVYRSDVTVKLDSLVKVITVEAEYLSVPNVKRDDSAATTSNTFGTQEGLSIAGQHVDNGQWDASVPSFGRGSWQAFPGSNSSDVDNNDHKSDEGHDADPWGSKVLSGARADAWHSSKAMDGWGKAAGSSGEQDSQWNMTAAGDKVTDQARNCIEDADGWNGKALAKTSTEIDESKKPKPQSSDAGGWGRGDFGSGNNLDPTENVSGNWDKQRDDDLGDSRKNSDGVSGWDRAATSKDKGKDLSWDQSNNWTHPEVVSIDKASCWDVKGKGIISNEDDSWGKAARFREKNTNEDWGKFSVGSSQIKEKDTARSDGGEQADRWDAAASNCTQSSVQHGGQSRSWDKARDLHVGRLDNWGKSEDKSKAETRDQNKSGFSNQTQNARWEEPKSFGGDKPGGQTSSWDKAKDPHGGQSDNWGEVNETSRAEPGGWSKAGFSSQGENVRRDEPQNARWDGSTSFGRDNASNCGKVVDGSDQMDNWKKPRNFEGGHGFGQGRGRGWNAGESGKRDRDGSWNSDGSQKSSWGKGWDRNNEAGGDGGQENNWNQQTGSDGGRGSRWGGGRGRYGARGRGEDDNWSGPGARGGWGSARGGGRGRNGGGRGEDDNWSGPGARGGWGSARGGGRGRNGGGDNASSFDGTRSFGRGRGRGRGCGWVQSSNLKDDQEHCWDGTFQKTPSSWADKKTPGWGKSKGSSEIEESAENIDQQGGWNGRKSFDAGCSSGWGGQSSDWKKDEAANNCSPNSLNWNKEASLKEASGGGDNWNMSNLSGGNQSSGWDKWSSGNEQVGKAGAGSAKGWNSSRPSDKKQYCGWVDKTLAGNEEACQKTVGGQEYEADPCGSKVAYGARDDAWNSSKAADNWGKAADLHMEQITPLRKATVGEKAIDEGRDGDCSKDTDGWNRTSFKSSPGIDGCEKAKELPSMDAGGSWDKAESNKDKGKGVSWDNPSSWACPEVVSNDKANVWDIKGKGVVRNEEDVWGKSSKSQENKNESKDWGSNSSQNREEDYKFIGGSKANNWDAAASHWTQSAAHGGQSTSWDKANDPHSGQSDNWGKAREKNEAEAGGWSKTGFSSQIQNARWDQTKSFGGDNASNWSKGIDNEDAFRNGRSDNWNKPRNFEGGRGFGRGRGGGRNAGGSGNRDQDGNWNKPMEREGGPRSGWGRGRDGNNEAGGGRGQDSNWNRQRDFGGGTGSSWERGSGHSGARGGRGQGDKWNGPEKERGLGSSRGGGWGRNGETGDERNESDGRQSYGRGRGWIRSSNGKEEQENFGDGTFPKASTFNWANDQSLGWGKLDKGKSFHAGGSSSWSTQSADWSKDGASNKWNSPDSSWNPGASVKKAAGGGGNWNATDPGRSHSSGWDKCSSGNEQAGKAGVAAEGGWNSSKPSGKEHSFGWDDKILAGDEAGKKTVGGNNGGNNWNTTKSAGGGQSSAWDKSSSGNEEAVAAEISSKAKEDEGSGRQGSSWEKAAAGRAKSKDGSAGRGGW, from the exons ATGGCTTTGAAGGGAAAGGGGAAGCAGGTGGCCGGAAAAGCGCTGGACGCCACTGCTGCCTCCTCTTCCTCCGGGAAGAGGAAGAAGCCGGCAGCCGAGGAGGAGGCCTCCGGCGGCCGACGCAAGAAGAAGCGTCCGGGAGTCCTCCAGTTCTTCGACGACGCCGCCGTGGACGCCGACTCTGACGATGAGGACGAGGATCTTGATCTGGGGGAGGAAGACGCTGACTTGG ATTTCATGGATGCAAGCAAATCAGGAAATGAAGATATCAGGCCAGTTGGGAAGTCCCATCCTGTTCCATTTTTCTTAAAGGAAGAAGAGTTGAGTGGTGATGAACTAGAAGCACTAATTAAAGACCGGTATGGCCATGGTTCAGAGTTTGTTGTGTATAATGAAGATTCTAAAGAACGTGATGACAGAATATCAGAGGTGGATTCACTGAAGGATCCCACAGTTTGGAGGGTCAAATGTATG GGTGGACGAGAGCGACAGATAGCCTTCTGCTTCATGCAGAAATACATTGATCTTAACAACTATGGAAGCAAAATGCAGATAATTTCTGCATTTGCGCTCGATCATGTCAAGGGTTATGTTTTTATTGAAGCTGACAAAGAATGTGACATTATAGAG GCATGCAAGGGATTTTATAGTGTATATTCAAGTAAAATCAATCGTGTCCCTGGAAGTGAAGTTCCTCAGTTGTTCTCTAGTCGTAGTAAATCATGTGAAGTATCAGAAGGTTCATGGGTACGCATGAAGAGTGGGAAATACAAAGGTGACCTGGCACAG GTTGTGGCTGTTGATGATGGACAGAAAAAGGTGATGGTAAAGTTGATTCCTAGAGTTGATCTTCAAGCTATTTCTAAGAAATTT GGTGGTGGGATATCTTTGAAGCAGGCTGCAGTACCGGCCCCACGCTTGATTAGCTCTCATGAActaga AATGTTTAGGCCCCATATTGAAGTCAGGCGTGATCGTCAGACTGGAGAGATTTTTGACATACTTGATGGTTTGATGCTGAAGGATGGTTTTTTGTACAAAAGGGTGTCCATTGGATCAGTAATCTGCTGGGCAGTACAGCCATCAGATATGGAACTTCTGAAGTTCTCCAATGTCAGTAAGGTTGGGGATGAGGACTTAACTTGGGTCTCAAGTGTATATCGTGGGCGTAACAAAATGCGGTTGTCTGAAGCAGCAGATCAGAAAGTATTAGCTAAGAAAGGGAATGGTTTCAATCTCCACGATTTTGTGTTGTTTGG ACACAAGGCTTTTGGTGTTATCATTGCTGTGGAGAAAGATGGCTTCCGG ATATTGAAAGGAGGCATGGAAGGACCGGAAGTAGTGACAGTTAAGGTTCAGGACATAAAGAGTGCTTGTGTTGATAAGATGTTCACAGCTTCTGATCGGTATATGAAAACCATATCCATTAATGACACTGTCAAGGTTTTAGAAGGGCCATTGCAG GATAGACAAGGAATTGTGAGACATATGTACAAGGGCACACTcttcatttatgatgaaaatgaaaCAGAGAATAGTGGGTTCTTTTGTGCCAAGTCTGCATCATGTGAGAACTTGAAGGAATTGAAG GGTGAGAAATCAAGTCATTCATTCTTCCAACCACCTATGAGATCTTCTGAGGAGCAGGATAGAAGTCATGGTT TTAACTGGCATCGCCAAAGTGACAGAGATCAAATCTTCTCTATTGGCCAGACCTTGAGAATTCGAAAAGGTCCTTTGAAGGGGTATCTTTGCCGTGTTGTGGGTGTATACCGCTCGGATGTCACTGTTAAGCTGGATTCTCTGGTCAAGGTCATCACAG TTGAGGCTGAGTATCTCTCCGTTCCAAATGTGAAGAG GGATGACTCAGCTGCCACAACATCCAATACTTTTGGAACCCAAGAAGGGTTGTCTATAG CAGGACAACATGTGGATAATGGTCAATGGGATGCTAGCGTACCATCATTTGGCAG GGGTTCTTGGCAAGCCTTTCCTGGCAGCAATTCTTCAGATGTAGACAATAATGACCATAAATCAG ATGAAGGACATGATGCTGATCCTTGGGGTAGCAAGGTTTTATCTGGCGCTAGAGCTGATGCATGGCATTCTAGTAAAGCAATGGATGGCTGGGGTAAAGCAGCTGGTTCTAGTGGAGAGCAGGACTCACAATGGAATATGACAGCAGCTGGTGACAAAGTTACTGATCAAGCTAGAAATTGTATAGAAGATGCAGATGGTTGGAATGGCAAGGCTTTGGCTAAAACCAGTACTGAAATTGATGAATCGAAGAAACCAAAACCTCAAAGCAGTGATGCTGGGGGTTGGGGAAGAGGCGACTTTGGAAGTGGGAATAATCTGGATCCCACTGAGAATGTTTCAGGGAACTGGGATAAGCAAAGAGATGATGATCTAGGTGATTCTCGGAAAAATTCTGATGGTGTTAGTGGCTGGGACAGAGCAGCAACCAGCAAGGACAAAGGAAAAGACTTAAGTTGGGATCAGTCAAATAACTGGACGCACCCTGAAGTTGTTAGTATTGACAAAGCAAGTTGTTGGGATGTTAAAGGCAAAGGAATAATTAGTAATGAGGATGATTCTTGGGGCAAAGCTGCAAGGTTTCGAGAGAAAAATACTAATGAAGATTGGGGTAAATTTTCTGTTGGTTCAAgccaaattaaagaaaaagataccGCTAGGTCTGATGGGGGAGAACAAGCTGATCGCTGGGATGCTGCTGCTTCAAATTGTACCCAGTCATCTGTGCAACATGGAGGTCAAAGTAGGAGCTGGGATAAAGCAAGAGATCTTCATGTTGGTCGACTGGATAATTGGGGCAAGTCAGAAGATAAAAGTAAGGCTGAAACTAGAGACCAGAACAAATCTGGATTCTCTAACCAAACTCAAAATGCCAGATGGGAAGAACCAAAATCTTTTGGCGGAGATAAACCTGGAGGTCAAACTAGCAGTTGGGACAAAGCAAAAGATCCACATGGTGGTCAATCTGATAACTGGGGAGAGGTGAATGAGACAAGCAGAGCTGAACCTGGAGGCTGGAGCAAAGCTGGATTTTCTAGCCAGGGTGAGAATGTCAGACGGGATGAACCTCAGAATGCCAGATGGGATGGATCAACATCTTTTGGTAGAGATAATGCCTCCAACTGTGGGAAAGTGGTAGATGGAAGTGATCAGATGGACAACTGGAAGAAACCAAGAAATTTTGAAGGGGGGCATGGATTTGGTCAGGGAAGAGGCAGGGGTTGGAATGCGGGGGAAAGTGGAAAAAGAGATCGAGATGGCAGCTGGAATTCTGATGGTAGTCAGAAGTCAAGttggggaaaagggtgggatagaaatAATGAAGCTGGTGGAGATGGAGGTCAAGAAAATAACTGGAACCAACAAACAGGCTCTGATGGTGGCAGGGGATCCAGATGGGGAGGTGGAAGAGGTCGTTATGGAGCAAGAGGTAGAGGTGAAGATGATAATTGGAGTGGGCCTGGGGCTCGTGGGGGATGGGGATCTGCAAGGGGAGGTGGTAGGGGTCGAAATGGAGGAGGTAGAGGTGAAGATGATAATTGGAGTGGGCCTGGGGCCCGTGGGGGATGGGGATCTGCAAGGGGAGGTGGTAGGGGTCGAAATGGAGGAGGTGACAATGCAAGTAGTTTCGATGGCACACGGTCATTTGGTcgtggtcgaggtcgtggtcGTGGTTGTGGTTGGGTTCAGTCTTCTAACCTCAAGGATGACCAAGAACATTGTTGGGATGGAACCTTCCAAAAAACTCCATCTAGCTGGGCTGACAAGAAAACTCCTGGATGGGGCAAGTCCAAAGGCTCTAGTGAAATTGAAGAATCAGCAGAAAATATTGATCAGCAAGGTGGCTGGAATGGAAGAAAATCTTTTGATGCAGGCTGCTCATCTGGCTGGGGTGGACAGTCTTCTGACTGGAAGAAGGATGAAGCAGCCAACAATTGCAGTCCCAACTCCTTGAATTGGAACAAGGAAGCATCTTTGAAAGAGGCATCTGGAGGTGGAGATAACTGGAATATGTCCAATCTTTCTGGTGGAAATCAGTCCTCTGGTTGGGATAAGTGGTCATCTGGCAATGAACAAGTCGGTAAAGCTGGAGCAGGTTCTGCGAAGGGTTGGAACAGTTCAAGACCTTCAGATAAGAAACAATATTGTGGGTGGGTTGACAAGACATTAGCTGGAAATGAAGAAGCATGTCAAAAGACAGTTGGAG GTCAAGAATATGAAGCTGATCCTTGTGGTAGCAAGGTGGCATATGGGGCCAGAGATGATGCATGGAATTCTAGTAAAGCTGCAGACAACTGGGGTAAAGCAGCTGATTTACACATGGAACAGATTACACCATTGAGAAAAGCAACAGTTGGTGAGAAGGCTATTGATGAAGGTCGAGATGGTGATTGTTCAAAAGATACAGATGGTTGGAACAGAACTTCATTCAAAAGCAGTCCTGGAATTGATGGATGTGAGAAAGCAAAAGAACTTCCAAGCATGGATGCTGGTGGGAGCTGGGACAAAGCAGAGAGCAACAAGGATAAAGGTAAAGGTGTCagttgggataacccaagtagttGGGCATGCCCTGAAGTTGTTAGCAATGATAAAGCAAATGTGTGGGACATCAAGGGCAAAGGAGTGGTTAGAAATGAAGAGGATGTTTGGGGCAAGTCTTCCAAATCTCAAGAGAACAAAAATGAAAGTAAAGATTGGGGAAGCAATTCAAGCCAAAATAGAGAAGAAGATTACAAGTTCATTGGTGGAAGCAAAGCTAACAATTGGGATGCTGCCGCATCTCATTGGACCCAATCAGCAGCACATGGAGGCCAGAGTACCAGCTGGGATAAAGCAAATGATCCACATAGTGGTCAATCTGATAACTGGGGaaaggcaagagagaaaaatgaaGCTGAAGCTGGTGGTTGGAGTAAAACTGGATTCTCTAGCCAAATTCAAAATGCCAGATGGGATCAAACAAAATCTTTTGGCGGAGATAATGCATCCAACTGGAGCAAAGGAATAGACAATGAAGATGCTTTCAGAAATGGTAGGTCGGACAACTGGAACAAACCAAGAAATTTTGAAGGGGGTCGTGGATTTGGTCGGGGAAGAGGAGGGGGTCGAAATGCAGGTGGAAGTGGAAATAGAGATCAAGATGGCAACTGGAACAAACCAATGGAGCGTGAGGGGGGTCCAAGATCCGGTTGGGGTAGAGGAAGGGATGGAAATAATGAAGCTGGTGGAGGTAGAGGTCAAGATAGCAATTGGAATCGGCAAAGAGATTTTGGTGGTGGTACGGGATCAAGCTGGGAAAGAGGAAGCGGTCATTCTGGAGCAAGAGGAGGTAGAGGTCAAGGTGATAAGTGGAATGGACCAGAAAAGGAACGGGGATTGGGATCTTCTAGGGGAGGAGGTTGGGGTCGAAATGGAGAAACTGGGGATGAGAGGAATGAATCTGATGGTAGACAGTCTTATGGACGGGGGCGTGGTTGGATTCGCTCTTCTAATGGGAAAGAAGAGCAGGAAAACTTTGGGGATGGAACTTTTCCAAAAGCTTCAACATTTAATTGGGCCAATGATCAAAGTCTTGGGTGGGGTAAATTGGATAAAGGTAAATCTTTTCATGCAGGTGGCTCATCTAGCTGGAGCACACAGTCCGCGGACTGGAGCAAGGATGGAGCAAGCAACAAATGGAACAGTCCCGACTCCAGTTGGAATCCAGGAGCATCTGTCAAAAAGGCAGCTGGAGGTGGAGGTAACTGGAATGCAACTGATCCTGGTAGAAGTCATTCATCTGGTTGGGATAAGTGTTCTTCTGGTAATGAGCAAGCTGGTAAAGCTGGAGTAGCTGCTGAAGGGGGATGGAACAGTTCGAAACCTTCTGGTAAGGAGCATTCTTTTGGGTGGGATGACAAGATTTTAGCTGGAGATGAAGCTGGTAAAAAGACAGTTGGAGGTAACAATGGAGGAAACAATTGGAACACCACCAAATCAGCTGGTGGTGGTCAGTCATCTGCTTGGGATAAATCCTCATCTGGAAATGAGGAAGCTGTAGCTGCTGAGATTTCAAGCAAAGCCAAAGAAGATGAAGGTAGTGGACGTCAGGGGAGCAGCTGGGAGAAAGCTGCGGCAGGAAGGGCCAAATCTAAAGATGGAAGTGCAGGTAGAGGAGGGTGGTAG